A single Necator americanus strain Aroian chromosome Unknown Necator_2022.05.29.01.09, whole genome shotgun sequence DNA region contains:
- a CDS encoding uncharacterized protein (NECATOR_2022.05.29.01.09.G113.T1) translates to MLIIEEADDRSASVNVISDYVMCFGEGEVGVFFGLFGALFHHHHHHNHYHYHLLRQQPFCFAVARPRSTSVDFIIFTTILYYACNAASNMYVNSIIRIKDDGACSVRVVLIIIIIIIIFFFFVFLRHRTPLCTATRSLARVLDLSFWQFGILWFYYDGWLALTSLAGS, encoded by the exons ATGCTTATTATTGAGGAGGCTGATGACCGATCGGCGAGTGTGAACGTGATAAGTGATTATGTGATGTG CTTCGGCGAAGGTGAAGTTGGGGTGTTCTTCGGTTTATTTGGTGCTCtatttcatcatcatcatcatcataatcattatcattatcatctTCTTCGCCAACAACCTTTTTGCTTTGCTGTTGCCCGCCCGAGATCAACGAGTGTGGA TTTTATCATCTTCACTACTATTCTCTACTATGCATGTAATGCAGCAAGTAATATGTATGTAAATAGTAT CATCCGTATCAAAGATGACGGTGCGTGTTCTGTTCGTGTGGtgctcatcatcatcatcatcatcatcatcttcttcttcttcgtcttcttaCGACATCGGACTCCTCTCTGCACTGCAactcgctcgctcgctcgcgTACTCGACCTCTCCTTCTGGCAGTTTGGCATTCTTTGGTTTTATTAT GATGGCTGGCTGGCTCTTACCTCTCTGGCTGGTTCTTAA
- a CDS encoding uncharacterized protein (NECATOR_2022.05.29.01.09.G112.T1) — protein MTHRSVTRDAVGVTATLVTFQVEIAAIACDSLFSREYEEEEVRRRSVVVLESFVCFGCQPCVSVVNRRWVSEVSVVTLEAVFSTPACGALHILLLLLLLLLRGGGGGGGGGVSVVVEWRLLASWMAGWLLPLWLVLKPEHVL, from the exons ATGACACATCGGAGTGTCACCCGTGACGCGGTGGGTGTCACCGCCACACTTGTCACTTTCCAAGTTGAAATCGCAGCGATCGCCTGCGATTCGCTGTTTTCGAGGGAAtacgaggaggaggaggtgagAAGACGATCTGTGGTGGTTCTGGAGAGTTTTGTGTGTTTCGGTTGTCAACCGTGTGTTTCGGTTGTCAACCGGAGATGGGTAAGTGAAGTGTCAGTGGTGACACTCGAGGCCGTGTTCTCGACACCGGCCTGTGGCGC TCTTCATattctgctgctgctgctgctgctgctacttcgtggtggtggtggtggtggtggtggtggtgttaGTGTCGTCGTCGAATGGCGGCTCCTTGCCAGCTG GATGGCTGGCTGGCTCTTACCTCTCTGGCTGGTTCTTAAACCCGAACATGTTCTCTGA